One segment of Castanea sativa cultivar Marrone di Chiusa Pesio chromosome 3, ASM4071231v1 DNA contains the following:
- the LOC142628944 gene encoding uncharacterized protein LOC142628944, whose translation MEEIVASKDSSKNQNLRLEGCPINLTASHFDFTDIAMQFLNNGAVDELETFFVTSWAIWYNRNQKVFENACLSPDQVWYSANTIRSNYKEADALCSHSQSYEASKWEAPPTGVYKVNVDGATSGDGRSFVAGVVIRNSKGESIAALCKPLPRQFSSLEIEVLALEHEILLAQEMELSHVILESDALTVVQDIQAKEFNGNFGHLYQGILSLFESFSNWKISHLKREYNKVAHALAQYVKCNGVDQGWKSCSPPMVQHLIQLDYS comes from the exons ATGGAGGAAATTGTGGCATCTAAAGATTCTAGCAAAAATCAGAATCTTCGCTTG GAAGGATGTCCTATAAACCTGACAGCAAGTCATTTTGACTTCACTGATATTGCCATGCAATTTCTGAATAACGGAGCTGTAGATGAGCTTGAAACTTTCTTTGTAACTTCTTGGGCGATATGGTATAATCGGAATCAAAAAGTTTTTGAGAATGCATGCCTTTCCCCTGACCAGGTATGGTATTCTGCTAACACAATCAGATCAAACTACAAAGAAGCTGATGCTCTATGCAGTCATTCCCAAAGTTATGAAGCAAGCAAATGGGAAGCTCCTCCCACGGGTGTATACAAAGTTAATGTGGATGGAGCTACATCAGGAGACGGACGATCCTTTGTGGCAGGAGTAGTGATAAGAAACAGCAAGGGAGAGTCTATAGCTGCACTCTGTAAGCCCCTTCCAAGGCAATTTTCAAGTCTGGAAATAGAAGTCCTTGCTCTTGAACATGAAATTCTTCTTGCGCAGGAAATGGAGCTCTCCCACGTAATCCTTGAATCAGATGCCCTCACAGTGGTCCAAGACATTCAAGCAAAGGAATTCAATGGCAACTTTGGCCATTTATATCAAGGCATTTTGTCCCTTTTTGAGTCTTTTAGCAACTGGAAAATCAGTCACTTGAAAAGGGAATACAACAAAGTAGCTCATGCCCTTGCTCAGTATGTGAAATGTAATGGTGTTGATCAAGGTTGGAAAAGCTGTAGCCCTCCAATGGTTCAGCATCTTATCCAACTTGACTACTCTTAG
- the LOC142628945 gene encoding putative mitochondrial protein AtMg00310 — translation MGPMQDLKHNKFLGLPSIIGKSKSAVFADIKERVAKKLSSWKEKLISMGGREVLIKAVAQAIPTYTMSCFLLPKGLCDDIEGMMRRFWWGQRDQESKIAWVSWQKLCKSKLEGGIGFRNLQAFNLAMLAKQGWRPLSNPYSLIARIYKARYYPHGDVLNSKPQCNPSYAWRSIFQALEAIRKGT, via the coding sequence ATGGGACCAATGCAAGACTTAAAACATAACAAGTTCCTTGGGCTGCCTTCTATCATTGGTAAATCTAAATCAGCAGTGTTTGCAGACATAAAGGAAAGAGTTGCTAAGAAATTGTCTAgttggaaagaaaaattgatttccATGGGTGGAAGAGAAGTTCTCATAAAGGCAGTAGCTCAAGCCATACCCACCTACACCATGAGTTGTTTCTTACTTCCTAAGGGTCTTTGTGATGATATTGAAGGAATGATGAGaaggttttggtggggacaaagaGATCAAGAATCAAAAATAGCATGGGTTAGTTGGCAGAAGCTATGCAAGTCTAAGCTAGAAGGAGGCATAGGTTTTAGGAACCTTCAAGCATTCAACCTTGCTATGCTAGCAAAGCAAGGTTGGCGACCACTCTCTAATCCTTATTCTCTAATTGCTCGAATTTACAAAGCAAGATACTACCCTCATGGTGATGTGCTCAATTCAAAGCCTCAATGCAACCCATCGTATGCTTGGCGTAGCATCTTTCAAGCCTTGGAAGCAATAAGAAAAGGCACCTGA
- the LOC142627457 gene encoding uncharacterized protein LOC142627457, whose translation MSPIVLTQLATGLGVLAGAALVKSVMDQKTMAGPFPRCPSCNGTGRVSCLCSRWSDGDTGCRTCSGSGRMACSSCGGSGTGRPLPAQLSVRTPNRPS comes from the coding sequence ATGAGTCCGATCGTTTTGACTCAGCTGGCAACGGGTCTGGGTGTGTTGGCCGGAGCGGCCCTGGTCAAATCGGTCATGGACCAGAAGACCATGGCTGGCCCATTTCCGAGGTGCCCAAGTTGTAACGGAACGGGTCGGGTCTCGTGCCTTTGTTCCCGTTGGTCCGATGGTGATACTGGGTGTCGGACTTGTTCCGGGTCGGGTCGAATGGCTTGCAGTAGCTGTGGTGGGAGCGGAACGGGTCGGCCCTTACCGGCCCAACTGTCTGTACGGACTCCGAACCGTCCTTCTTAA
- the LOC142628942 gene encoding uncharacterized protein LOC142628942 — MVLERLDRVLATHSSFALNPATRVQCFRSNVSDYYPIVIKLEGIVGKPCKPFRFEHMWLKECGCGDTVRATWVTPLPLSTSSSVHEKIKLCGDKLMEWSKCSIGSVKKLIEEKSKLLERAEFAAGLGADYETVRQRARALHLKSGDSNTSFFHNKAFQRFRRNRIVGLLDDTNSWCTDNSQIADIIVGFYRSLFTSARLADANTILEVIQPLVTEDMNINLTREFTKQEVDHE; from the exons ATGGTGTTGGAGAGGCTTGACCGAGTTCTTGCTACTCACTCTTCGTTTGCTCTGAACCCAGCTACACGAGTACAGTGCTTTCGATCCAATGTATCTGATTACTACCCCATAGTTATCAAACTAGAAGGAATTGTGGGCAAGCCGTGTAAACCATTTAGGTTTGAACACATGTGGCTGAAGGAATGTGGCTGCGGAGACACAGTCAGGGCGACGTGGGTGACTCCTCTTCCACTCTCAACCTCTTCGTCAGTGCATGAGAAGATTAAACTGTGTGGTGATAAGTTAATGGAGTGGAGCAAATGCTCCATTGGCAGTGTGAAGAAACTAATAGAGGAAAAATCCAAGCTCTTGGAGAGGGCAGAATTTGCGGCGGGACTGGGGGCAGATTATGAGACAGTCAGA CAACGGGCACGGGCTTTGCATCTAAAGTCCGGTGATAGTAATACCAGCTTCTTCCACAATAAAGCCTTTCAGAGATTTCGACGTAACAGAATTGTGGGACTGCTTGATGATACAAACTCTTGGTGCACAGATAACTCCCAAATTGCAGATATCATAGTTGGCTTTTACAGAAGTCTATTTACATCTGCAAGGCTTGCCGATGCTAATACTATTTTGGAGGTAATACAGCCTTTGGTCACAGAGGATATGAATATCAATTTGACAAGAGAATTCACAAAACAAGAGGTTGATCATGAATGA
- the LOC142629884 gene encoding chlorophyll a-b binding protein 7, chloroplastic: MASVCASSAIAAVAISSPSSQKNRSILGGTKASFLSGGKLRVVRKYTAPNAKRSVSVCAVADPDRPLWFPGSVPPPWLDGSLPGDFGFDPLGLGSDPETLRWNVQSELVHCRWAMLGAAGIFIPEFLTKIGILNTPSWYTAGELEYFTDTTTLFVIEMILIGWAEGRRWADILKPGSVNTDPIFPNNKLTGTDVGYPGGLWFDPLGWGSGSPEKIKELRTKEIKNGRLAMLAVMGAWFQHIYTGTGPIDNLFAHLADPGHATVFAAFTPK, from the exons ATGGCTTCTGTTTGTGCTTCTTCTGCCATTGCAGCCGTGGCCATCTCTTCCCCCAG TTCCCAGAAGAATAGATCTATATTGGGAGGAACAAAAGCTTCTTTCCTAAGTGGGGGGAAACTGAGAGTGGTGAGAAAATATACAGCACCCAACGCAAAACGGTCAGTTTCGGTGTGTGCTGTAGCTGACCCTGACAGGCCCCTCTGGTTCCCAGGAAGCGTCCCTCCTCCATGGCTTGATGGCAGCCTCCCTGGAGACTTTGGTTTTGATCCTCTGGGTCTGG GATCTGATCCTGAGACCCTGAGATGGAACGTACAATCAGAGCTTGTGCACTGCAGATGGGCAATGTTAGGTGCTGCAGGTATTTTCATTCCAGAGTTCCTAACAAAGATTGGTATCTTGAACACCCCTTCATGGTACACTGCTGGAGAGTTGGAATACTTCACTGACACAACCACCCTCTTCGTTATCGAGATGATCTTAATCGGCTGGGCCGAGGGAAGACGGTGGGCAGACATCCTCAAGCCAGGGTCCGTAAACACAGACCCCATCTTCCCCAACAACAAGCTCACAGGGACAGACGTTGGTTATCCTGGAGGGCTTTGGTTCGACCCACTTGGATGGGGAAGTGGTTCTCCTGAGAAAATCAAGGAGTTGAGAACAAAAGAGATTAAGAATGGGAGGCTGGCTATGTTGGCTGTGATGGGTGCATGGTTCCAACACATTTACACAGGCACAGGCCCCATTGACAACCTCTTTGCCCACCTTGCTGATCCTGGTCATGCCACCGTTTTTGCT GCTTTCACCCCCAAGTGA
- the LOC142628943 gene encoding uncharacterized protein LOC142628943 has protein sequence MAATPCNLCEGELQRCGFLTRRTRWHRHYNQNEQGLGMATLSQQIPLLASVEMVEVLAARRALVFAKELGFDKVIVEGDSEITINSISGGHMEYSFLGHVLQDIKCLFSSFSHVSIKHINREGNCVAHKLARRAAMCHFLVWMEFVPPDIFDVYKHDLLRLQ, from the coding sequence ATGGCGGCCACCCCCTGCAACTTGTGTGAAGGCGAACTTCAACGGTGCGGTTTTCTCACAAGACGGACTAGATGGCATCGACATTATAATCAAAATGAACAGGGATTAGGTATGGCTACTCTATCACAACAAATTCCATTGCTTGCTTCGGTGGAGATGGTGGAAGTGTTAGCGGCTCGCCGGGCTTTGGTTTTTGCTAAGGAACTCGGGTTTGACAAGGTGATTGTGGAAGGAGATTCTGAAATTACTATTAACTCTATTAGTGGAGGTCACATGGAATACTCTTTTTTGGGTCATGTACTGCAAGACATCAAATGTTTGTTTTCTAGCTTTTCCCATGTTTCAATTAAGCATATTAATAGAGAAGGGAACTGTGTTGCCCATAAGCTTGCTAGAAGGGCTGCCATGTGTCATTTTCTTGTTTGGATGGAGTTTGTTCCACCAGACATTTTTGATGTGTACAAGCATGATCTATTAAGGCTGCAATAA
- the LOC142628947 gene encoding uncharacterized protein LOC142628947, which produces MLWKKELKLEIMGYTGNVIDAIIIDELSEFKWRITGFYGQSETHKRKESWDQLKALNRKFHLPWLCLRDFNEILSADEKIGGVRRTQKQMEGFRSAVNTCGFKDLHFTGPRFIWCNMQEGEDSVYLRLDRALATQNWIDNYKEVRVHHIVDSTSDHLALLISDSISPQPPRKLQLHFKAMWTKKKECRDIIEAA; this is translated from the coding sequence ATGCTGTGGAAGAAGGAGCTTAAATTGGAGATCATGGGATATACTGGAAATGTTATTGATGCAATCATAATTGATGAGTTATCTGAATTCAAGTGGAGAATTACTGGATTCTATGGGCAATCCGAAACGCATAAAAGGAAGGAGTCATGGGACCAATTAAAAGCACTGAATAGAAAGTTTCATCTACCATGGCTATGCCTTAGGGATTTTAATGAGATACTATCAGCAGATGAAAAAATTGGAGGAGTGCGAAGAACCCAAAAACAAATGGAAGGTTTCAGATCAGCAGTCAATACTTGTGGTTTCAAAGACTTGCATTTCACCGGCCCACGTTTCATTTGGTGTAATATGCAAGAAGGGGAGGACAGTGTTTACCTAAGGTTAGATAGAGCTCTTGCAACACAAAACTGGATTGATAACTACAAAGAAGTTAGAGTTCACCATATAGTGGATTCAACCTCTGATCATTTGGCTTTGTTAATTTCGGATTCCATTTCTCCCCAACCACCGAGGAAGCTTCAATTACACTTTAAGGCAATGtggacaaaaaagaaagaatgcaGGGATATAATAGAAGCTGCTTAG